The Leguminivora glycinivorella isolate SPB_JAAS2020 chromosome 17, LegGlyc_1.1, whole genome shotgun sequence genome has a window encoding:
- the LOC125235087 gene encoding uncharacterized protein LOC125235087, producing the protein MASLYSRVKLRHERLTKVTADSEALLQQLQANGAVSEDQFTGLHIKLRQCLDSFEREIFQYLRVVPEADIVGMTEDQLKAEDILTDLETACQLNKRRNESVNKSKLPELSLPSFSGDHLKWCEFWDRFVANVDQRNLQESEKLMYLLSCLKDSALETVSGLAATNANYSVAVETLKKRYGSTHTLIDAHYSALNSLRKADSTSASCRSVLDNIEHNIRVLEKLGEPIGGNHLRSLVLSKFPEKVIHEHHLIGGGTDLSAIRSSLDRIITAMEKSASSVGDTEFIAVPGTTTEALQVRTEVRPSSSRKRKHPGNTGAQPPKKALRSCLFCQGKGHASRDCRKYTTVEARQKQVKGRCLHCLRRNHAASSCKRKIACFRCKGDHLILFCPNPAPVGEKSDILDDDAIKSLCATSHKNTFLQTAVATLQNPLTRKAIRGRVFLDSGSQRSYITRATAKRLNLPTNEKDLLLIFTFGASEPQQTSSPSTTVNIQTKRDITKQFTVNVVPRITDRVPVTSFEYPGVDIVADDGTVGEGVDVLIGNDYFGAILTGRKIQVSEDFWLLDTDFGWVPSGKLTIEEKSEALSVVTYCQCHTPNCPYFNEPDLPLRNIDVRFLWSLENLGITDSPKATRQEEAVRHFNETVQYQEGRYLVKWPWIEYPPDLPSNFGLALGRLKSILKRLDLPLVNEYDSILKGQLDLGIIEVVARGPDLDRDHPVHYLAHHMVKQDGKGRIVYDASAKVTGQKSLNECLYSGPSMLEDLTALLLKFRTKRYGILADVEKAFLQVALQEDDRDVTRFLWLKDTTKEATEDNLLYLRFCRVPFGVVASPFLLTATIRHYISTTNKALLEKVADKCYVDNLVTGADDLQEAKQIYEQTRTTFEQLSMNMRDWISNNRSFMDMIPEHHRSVKHGQVKVLGLMWNVKEDTLKLNVTEDHFSTDPPINTKRKVLRALARVYDPCGFVCPLMLSMKLIFQNICERKCKWDTELPTELTQSVENVMESLKSIVVTEIPRYVGTDVSRNGLKYHLHCFTDASKDAYAAVIYLRVVGDGQGKSVSLLMAKSHVSQTKDKDELKIPKLELLGFLIGSRLLKYVRNHLDLDIEKEYLWSDSLVVLSWMRSNKLLPPFVANRVNEIKRDHPNTEMFYVHTKQNPADIATRPELFEEKRQLWFNGPEFLVKEESCWPQNRLYESHQNLLSVGEVLGDYPGEPTQEVSTGDNIDQREALEQESPSDPDEPMETQDLNTHIENGEYPTDGTMELDNPENQSEEGIQQQTTVNKRVSEIKDLQKRHFQEELNGKRTHLARNLDLFVDVDGLLRCRGRMANTTWSYDMKYPILLPKNSEFTDRVIKETHESNYHVGAPHTLSIIRERYWIPQGKAQVMKVLKRCTQCVKHGGGPYRLPATPALPPERVNYNTPFTYTGVDYLGPLFVSTQTGKEKRWIALFTCLTVRAIHLELVKDLSAEECLLALRRFIAARNKPQRIYSDNATCFKLVAEMVQQPFCVKNDIQWKFICQLAPWHGGFYERLIGMVKHCLKRTLEKHLLNDTRLLTVVKEVENVLNSRPLTRVGTEVEHVLCPADFLSLGQCLTMRPSTVDSPTCNTATKSDLVESWKRGYSILEEFKRMFIQQYLASLRERYKNSPKQPRVKSLRSPQVGDLVQVKSDLKNRNLWKVGKIHELIRGSDGECRVARVKTDDSTLTRSVGHLYPLEVEDETPDIEPMAADSVEVEEVTGEVEVPRSLNPTPALDEQPDIEIDSTGDCGVSSPDEVPPSGEQPEERGVGRSKRSAAIRARDKILEWTRSLLALLQ; encoded by the coding sequence ATGGCAAGCTTATACAGCCGAGTAAAGTTGCGCCATGAGCGACTAACAAAAGTTACTGCGGACTCCGAAGCCCTCTTGCAACAACTTCAGGCTAATGGAGCCGTTAGTGAAGACCAGTTCACAGGACTCCATATAAAATTACGACAGTGCTTGGACAGCTTCGAAAGAGAGATCTTTCAGTACCTAAGGGTTGTACCGGAGGCGGACATAGTTGGCATGACCGAGGACCAGCTCAAGGCCGAAGACATATTGACAGACCTAGAAACGGCATGCCAACTCAACAAAAGGCGAAATGAGTCAGTCAACAAGTCGAAGTTGCCAGAACTGAGCCTGCCTTCCTTCTCCGGTGACCACTTAAAGTGGTGCGAATTTTGGGACCGATTTGTTGCTAACGTGGATCAGAGAAATTTACAGGAATCTGAAAAGCTTATGTACCTCCTGAGCTGCCTGAAAGATTCAGCGTTAGAGACCGTATCCGGATTAGCTGCAACCAACGCAAACTATTCTGTTGCCGTTGAAACCCTAAAGAAACGGTACGGCTCAACACACACCCTCATTGATGCTCATTATTCAGCCCTTAACAGCCTCCGGAAGGCAGATTCTACTAGCGCGAGTTGCCGGAGCGTGCTGGATAATATAGAGCACAACATCCGTGTGTTAGAAAAGCTCGGAGAGCCGATTGGAGGGAACCATCTGAGATCCCTGGTATTATCAAAGTTTCCAGAGAAGGTCATCCACGAACATCATCTGATAGGAGGAGGTACTGATTTGTCAGCCATACGAAGTAGCTTAGACAGGATTATAACAGCTATGGAGAAATCCGCCTCTTCTGTGGGTGACACTGAGTTCATTGCCGTACCAGGTACTACGACTGAAGCACTGCAAGTCCGTACTGAAGTCAGACCATCAAGTAGCCGTAAACGAAAACATCCAGGAAACACTGGTGCACAACCTCCGAAGAAGGCACTAAGATCATGCTTGTTCTGCCAGGGGAAAGGACATGCAAGCAGGGACTGCCGTAAATACACCACAGTAGAAGCCAGGCAAAAACAAGTGAAGGGAAGGTGCTTGCACTGCCTCCGACGCAATCATGCAGCATCATCCTGCAAACGCAAGATTGCTTGTTTCCGCTGTAAAGGAGATCACCTGATCTTATTCTGTCCCAACCCAGCTCCCGTTGGTgagaaaagtgacattttagaTGATGATGCTATTAAATCCTTGTGTGCCACATCTCATAAAAATACCTTTTTACAGACCGCAGTGGCAACCCTTCAAAACCCGCTAACTAGGAAGGCCATCAGAGGAAGAGTCTTTTTGGATAGTGGAAGCCAACGTAGTTATATTACCCGAGCGACTGCAAAAAGGTTAAACCTGCCCACCAATGAAAAGGATCTTCTGCTCATTTTCACCTTTGGAGCCTCTGAACCTCAGCAGACGTCATCCCCTTCAACTACAGTCAACATACAGACAAAACGTGATATCACCAAACAGTTTACTGTAAATGTGGTACCCAGGATAACAGACAGAGTACCAGTGACATCATTTGAGTATCCTGGTGTTGACATTGTTGCTGATGATGGTACGGTTGGAGAGGGGGTTGATGTACTCATCGGGAACGACTACTTTGGCGCGATCCTCACAGGAAGAAAAATACAGGTTTCAGAAGATTTTTGGTTATTGGATACTGATTTTGGGTGGGTGCCTTCAGGAAAACTTACTATCGAAGAGAAAAGCGAAGCCCTCTCGGTAGTCACATATTGTCAATGTCATACCCCTAACTGCCCGTATTTCAATGAGCCAGACTTGCCCCTAAGAAACATAGATGTCAGATTCTTGTGGTCGTTAGAGAACCTAGGGATTACGGACTCACCTAAAGCTACGAGGCAAGAAGAAGCAGTCCGTCACTTCAATGAGACTGTCCAATATCAAGAAGGCCGGTACTTAGTCAAGTGGCCCTGGATCGAATACCCACCAGATCTGCCATCAAACTTTGGTTTGGCCTTGGGTCGATTGAAAAGTATCCTGAAAAGGCTGGACTTGCCATTGGTCAATGAGTATGATTCTATACTGAAAGGACAACTTGACCTAGGGATCATTGAGGTTGTAGCGAGAGGACCAGACCTGGACAGAGACCACCCAGTCCACTACCTCGCTCATCATATGGTCAAACAAGATGGCAAGGGTAGAATAGTGTATGACGCTAGTGCCAAAGTTACTGGACAGAAAAGCCTAAATGAGTGCCTTTACAGTGGACCTTCTATGTTGGAAGACCTTACTGCATTACTACTGAAGTTCCGAACAAAGAGGTATGGCATACTGGCTGATGTTGAGAAGGCGTTCCTACAAGTGGCACTTCAAGAGGATGATCGTGATGTTACAAGGTTCCTCTGGTTAAAGGACACAACCAAGGAAGCTACCGAAGATAACCTGCTATATCTGAGGTTCTGCAGGGTACCCTTTGGAGTCGTCGCGAGTCCGTTTTTGCTGACAGCCACGATCCGTCACTACATAAGCACGACAAATAAGGCTTTGCTGGAAAAGGTTGCTGACAAATGCTATGTAGACAATCTAGTGACGGGAGCTGATGACCTGCAGGAGGCTAAGCAGATCTATGAGCAAACTAGAACAACGTTTGAACAACTGTCTATGAATATGAGAGACTGGATCTCAAATAACCGGAGTTTCATGGACATGATACCAGAACATCATAGATCGGTGAAACATGGGCAGGTCAAAGTGCTTGGACTAATGTGGAATGTCAAAGAAGACACACTGAAACTCAATGTAACTGAAGACCATTTCAGCACAGATCCTCCGATAAACACAAAGAGGAAAGTTCTTCGGGCTCTAGCACGTGTGTATGACCCATGCGGTTTTGTATGCCCGCTCATGTTGTCAATGAAGCTGATCTTCCAGAATATCTGTGAAAGGAAATGTAAATGGGACACAGAACTGCCTACAGAGCTGACACAATCAGTGGAGAATGTCATGGAAAGCTTGAAGTCTATAGTGGTTACAGAGATACCTAGGTATGTGGGGACAGATGTCTCGAGGAATGGACTTAAGTACCACCTACACTGCTTCACAGATGCTTCCAAGGACGCGTATGCTGCGGTCATCTACCTCAGAGTGGTTGGCGATGGACAAGGAAAATCAGTCTCCCTTTTGATGGCTAAATCACACGTGTCACAGACCAAAGACAAGGATGAGTTGAAGATTCCCAAATTGGAATTACTAGGATTTCTGATTGGAAGTAGACTCCTGAAATATGTAAGGAACCATCTTGATCTTGACATTGAGAAAGAATATTTGTGGTCAGACAGTTTGGTCGTACTCAGCTGGATGAGGTCGAATAAATTGCTTCCACCCTTTGTTGCTAACAGAGTGAATGAAATAAAGCGTGACCACCCCAACACAGAGATGTTCTACGTCCACACAAAGCAAAACCCTGCTGACATTGCGACACGACCCGAACTGTTTGAAGAGAAAAGACAACTTTGGTTTAACGGACCAGAGTTTCTTGTCAAAGAAGAATCCTGCTGGCCCCAGAATAGACTCTATGAGTCACATCAAAACCTTCTTTCCGTTGGGGAGGTCCTGGGTGACTACCCAGGTGAACCGACACAGGAAGTATCCACTGGTGATAACATTGACCAACGTGAAGCCCTGGAGCAAGAAAGTCCCAGTGATCCCGACGAACCTATGGAGACTCAGGATTTGAACACACACATAGAGAATGGTGAATATCCTACTGATGGAACCATGGAACTTGACAATCCTGAGAATCAGAGTGAAGAGGGTATCCAGCAGCAGACCACTGTTAACAAAAGAGTGTCTGAGATAAAAGATCTACAAAAACGTCACTTTCAAGAAGAACTAAATGGTAAAAGAACACATTTAGCACGAAACTTAGATCTTTTTGTCGATGTAGACGGCCTTCTGAGGTGCCGTGGACGTATGGCGAATACCACTTGGAGCTATGACATGAAGTATCCGATACTACTGCCAAAAAACTCTGAGTTCACCGACAGAGTCATCAAGGAGACCCATGAGAGTAACTACCACGTCGGTGCTCCACACACATTGAGTATCATCAGAGAACGCTATTGGATACCACAGGGGAAAGCCCAGGTGATGAAAGTGTTAAAACGCTGCACCCAGTGTGTCAAACACGGAGGTGGTCCATACCGTTTACCAGCTACGCCGGCACTACCTCCAGAACGAGTGAATTATAACACACCTTTCACTTATACTGGTGTTGACTATCTAGGACCGCTGTTTGTGAGTACCCAGACTGGCAAAGAGAAGCGATGGATAGCTTTATTCACGTGTTTGACGGTAAGAGCCATACATCTTGAGCTTGTAAAGGATCTTTCAGCTGAAGAATGTCTCCTAGCCTTGCGACGGTTTATAGCTGCGAGAAACAAGCCGCAACGGATATACTCAGACAATGCGACTTGCTTCAAGTTAGTTGCTGAAATGGTACAACAGCCATTCTGCGTTAAGAATGACATCCAGTGGAAATTCATATGTCAACTAGCACCGTGGCACGGTGGATTTTATGAGCGGCTGATAGGCATGGTAAAACATTGCCTCAAAAGAACACTGGAAAAACACCTTCTTAACGATACCAGGCTACTAACAGTGGTGAAAGAGGTGGAAAATGTGCTTAATTCGAGACCACTGACAAGAGTCGGCACTGAAGTGGAACATGTTCTCTGTCCAGCAGATTTTTTAAGCCTAGGACAATGTTTAACTATGAGACCGTCCACCGTGGATTCACCGACTTGTAACACGGCTACAAAGAGCGACCTTGTTGAAAGCTGGAAGAGAGGGTATAGCATTCTGGAGGAATTTAAAAGAATGTTCATCCAACAGTATCTGGCTAGTCTCAGAGAGAGATACAAAAACTCACCCAAGCAGCCTAGAGTGAAATCTCTTCGATCACCACAAGTAGGCGACCTCGTACAAGTGAAATCGGACCTCAAGAACAGGAACCTCTGGAAAGTGGGGAAGATCCACGAACTGATCAGAGGAAGCGATGGCGAATGTAGAGTAGCGAGGGTCAAGACTGACGATTCTACTTTAACACGTTCTGTTGGCCATCTGTACCCGCTGGAGGTGGAGGACGAGACACCTGACATAGAACCCATGGCGGCAGATTCTGTTGAGGTCGAGGAGGTCACTGGAGAGGTGGAGGTTCCAAGGAGTTTGAACCCTACACCTGCACTCGATGAACAACCCGACATCGAGATTGATTCTACGGGTGACTGTGGAGTATCCAGTCCTGATGAAGTCCCACCATCAGGGGAGCAGCCGGAGGAGAGAGGCGTTGGTCGGAGCAAGCGGAGCGCAGCGATTCGAGCCAGGGATAAGATCCTGGAGTGGACGCGGAGCTTGCTCGCCTTGCTGCAATAA